TTATGCGCCGTTGCTGACCTTGACCAGCGACAACGTCGACGCCGAGGGGCGTCTGGTCGAGGTCTCGGTGAGTCGTGCGCGTGCCGACCGGCTGGCCTACCACGTGGACTTTTCCGGCGCTGATTTCGACAAGAATCCCATCGTGGATCCTGATCAGAGTTAATACCGCTACCAGGACGAGGTTTCCTCATGACTCCAACACAACGTCACCGCGTGCTTGCGCTGACGCCTCATACACGGCTGCTGAGTGTCTGGCAGACACTGGGCATTCAGACCAGTCACCGTTGTGTGCGTGGCCCCGAAACCGGCATGGCCATGGTACGTGGCCGCATGGGGGGCTCCGGCAGTGCCTTCAATCTCGGTGAAATGACCCTGACTCGCGCCAGTGTGATGCTGGAAGACGGCAGTCTCGGCCATGGCTGGGTGGCGGGCCGCGACCAGGATCAGGCCGAATTGATCGCGCTGATCGATGCCTGTGCCCGCCATGAAAGCTGGGCACGTCGTATCGACACGGAGCTGGTCGAGCCGCTGGCCCAGGCGCTGGAAGAGGAGCGCGCCCAGGCGTCGCGCCAGGCCGCAGCAACCCGCGTCGATTTCTTCACCATGGTGCGAGGGGAATGAGCATGAATACGCGCGCAACGACCAGCAGCACCGCGAACCAGAATCCTGGTCAGCGTTGGCCGATGCTTGACGATGGCGTTCACCATCCGCAGCGCCTGTTTCGTCAATTGCTCGGCGCGATGTCCGAGCCCGGCACGCTGCAGACATTGAGTATCGATGACCTCCCCGCCGATGCGCAGCTGTCGCCTGCAGCCTGGGCCACCGTGCTCACGCTCTGCGACCTCGATACTCGCCTGTGGATCGACCCACGCCTCGAGACATCGGGGCTGCGTGAGGCGGTGGCGTTCCAGACCGGTGCTGCAATTACCGAGGTGCCCGCAGACGCCGACTTCGCATTGGTGGTACCGCAGACCCTTGTGGAAATCACTGACTTTGCCATCGGCAGTGATGCCTGGCCCGACCGCAGCACCACCTTGATCGTGGTGGCCGAACAACTCGCCGAAGGTAACGACTGGCGGCTCACTGGCCCCGGCATCGCCGATCACCGCAGCCTGGCCCTCGGTGGCCAGGTCGCGCCACTGATGTGGCGCCTGGCGGCCAATCACAACTGCTTCCCGCGTGGCCTCGATGCGTTCATCACCAGTGGCTATCAACTGCTGTCGATTGCCCGCAGCACCCGCATTGCTGCCGGAAATGGCCAGACCGAGGAGAACGCCTGATGTACGTAGCCGTGAAAGGGGGCGAGAAGGCGATTGCCAACGCCCATCAGTGGATGGCGGATCGCCGCAGAGGCGATCGTGAGCAGGCAGAAATAGGCGTCGACCAGGTGCAGCAACAGCTGGGGCTGGCGGTGGACAGGGTCATGGCCGAGGCCTCGCTGCATGATCCCGAACTGGCGGCACTGGCGCTGAAACAGGCCAGTGGCGATATGGTCGAGGCGGTGTTCCTGCTGCGTGCCTACCGCACTACCTTGCCGAGACTGGCCGAGACCTGTCCGCTGGATACCGGTGCCATGCATATCGAGCGGCGCATCAGCGCCACCTTCAAGGATGTGCCGGGCGGCCAGGTGCTGGGGCCAACCTACGATTACACCCATCGCCTGTTGGACTTCATGTTGCTTGCCGAAGGAGAAGCTCCCGAGGCCGAGCGCGCCGAGGCAGCGCTGGAACGTTGTCCGCAGATTCTCGACTGCCTCAATGCCGAAGGGCTGATCGAGCAGGAAGTCGATGATGGCAGTGTGCCCTATGACATCACCCGTGACCCACCCGACTTTCCCGTCGATCGTGCCACCCGTCTGCAGATGCTGGCGCGGGGCGACGAGGGCTACCTGTTGGCGCTGGGTTACTCGACGCAGCGCGGCTATGGCCGCAACCACCCCTTCGCCGGGGAGATTCGTCAGGGCAGCGTGGAAGTCGAGATCGAGGTGGAGGGCTTCGAAGGCCCGCTCTGCATCGGTGAGATAACGCTGACCGAGTGCCAGATGATCAACCAGTTCGGGGGCTCGCGGGAGAAGGCACCGCAGTTCACTCGCGGAT
This Halomonas huangheensis DNA region includes the following protein-coding sequences:
- the phnG gene encoding phosphonate C-P lyase system protein PhnG translates to MTPTQRHRVLALTPHTRLLSVWQTLGIQTSHRCVRGPETGMAMVRGRMGGSGSAFNLGEMTLTRASVMLEDGSLGHGWVAGRDQDQAELIALIDACARHESWARRIDTELVEPLAQALEEERAQASRQAAATRVDFFTMVRGE
- the phnH gene encoding phosphonate C-P lyase system protein PhnH, with protein sequence MNTRATTSSTANQNPGQRWPMLDDGVHHPQRLFRQLLGAMSEPGTLQTLSIDDLPADAQLSPAAWATVLTLCDLDTRLWIDPRLETSGLREAVAFQTGAAITEVPADADFALVVPQTLVEITDFAIGSDAWPDRSTTLIVVAEQLAEGNDWRLTGPGIADHRSLALGGQVAPLMWRLAANHNCFPRGLDAFITSGYQLLSIARSTRIAAGNGQTEENA
- a CDS encoding carbon-phosphorus lyase complex subunit PhnI; translation: MYVAVKGGEKAIANAHQWMADRRRGDREQAEIGVDQVQQQLGLAVDRVMAEASLHDPELAALALKQASGDMVEAVFLLRAYRTTLPRLAETCPLDTGAMHIERRISATFKDVPGGQVLGPTYDYTHRLLDFMLLAEGEAPEAERAEAALERCPQILDCLNAEGLIEQEVDDGSVPYDITRDPPDFPVDRATRLQMLARGDEGYLLALGYSTQRGYGRNHPFAGEIRQGSVEVEIEVEGFEGPLCIGEITLTECQMINQFGGSREKAPQFTRGYGLAFGRNERKTMAMALVDRALRAEELGESIQSPAQQAEFVLAHTDSVEASGFVSHLKLPHYVDFQSELELLRRLRREHAERQSSEPVSRESMARDETAGTEETAQ